Within the Mucilaginibacter sp. CSA2-8R genome, the region CTCAATTTTTTGCTTTTGAGGTGTGCCGGTTTTTTGAACCATCACAAACTTAACCGGGGTAGACTCATACAAATCAGTAGTTTTTAAACCTTGTTTGGTTTTGTAACTGGCCCATAACTGGTATTTGTCTACTACCTGGTTAATCAGCTTTTTCGACCGCACAATTTCTATTTCCGCTTCAGCGTTTTTAGGCGAAGTTGTTTGCTCTAACTCTGGCAAAGCGGCCTTTTCTTCAGGCGATTTCTTTTCATCCTTTACCAGGATGGTAGCACTAACTTCATAAACCGGGTTGGTAACGTTTAAGTAAGTATAAGCGATGCCTCCTGCTATTAACAATCCAAGCACAAAAAGAGGCCAATGATAAAGGTACCTTTTAAGAACCGCACCTAAATCCACAAAATTATTCTTAGTATCCATTTTAAACTTGCTTTAAACGATTACCACCCAACTTAATTAGTTGTTGTTGTGTAAAACCGAAATTGCAATGGCAACTAATGATAAAGCAGAAATAACTAAAGACGCTTTTTGGTAACCATTATCAGCATTGCTTAACTTCAGCTTGCCGGGTTGTACGTAGATTAAATCATTTGGTTTCATATAAAAATATGGAGATTCAAATAATCTTTTTGAAGTTAAATCTAAAGGCACAGTTACACGTACACCGTTTTCTTCTCTTACTAACAATACATCTTCGCGGTGAGCAGTGATGTTTAAGTCACCTGCCAATGCTAAGGCTTCGGTTACAGTTAATCTTTCGCTCGGGCTGGCATAAACGTTCGGACGCAATACGTCGCCCATAACAGCTACTTTAAAGCTAACCAAACGTATAGATACAACCGGGTTAGTTAAGTAAGTGCCTAATTTTTGCTCTAATTGAGTAGATAATTGTTGGGTAGTTAAACCGCTTACTTTTACAACGCCTACTAAAGGTAGTTTTACCTCGCCGTTTTGATCTACCAGGTAGCCATAAACGGGGCTTTGAGTTTGGGTTCCGGCGCTCAGTGTATTATTACTAAATACGTTTGCTGCGTCTTGGTTTAAGCTGCTAACAGTAATGGCAATTTGGTCTTTAGGCTGAATAGTTGGGTAAGACAGATTGTTGATGTCGGTGGTAGTAATTTTGCTCCGGCTTAAATCCTGGAAGTAAGGCACTTTATCATAAGAAGCACAAGAGCTTAAAAACAATATGCCTGCTGCGGTAGCAACTTTAAAAAGATTGCGCAAGTTTAAGGTAGTTTTTACTTTCATAGTTGTAACACTGAATTATGAGATTGATTGAAATTGTTTAATATATATTGTATTGTTAATATGCATTTTTTTCGCCCTTAAACATATTGATCACGGTCAGGAACACTATTTTCAGATCGAGCATCACCGACCAGTTTTCCATGTACCATATATCATGTTCAACACGTTTTTCCATAAGCCATGACTCTTTGGTTTCTCCGCGGTAACCATTAATCTGAGCCCAACCCGTAATGCCAGGCTTTAAAAACTGGCGCAGCATGTACTTGTCTACAATCTGGCTGTATTGCTCGGTATGTGACAACATATGAGGCCTGGGCCCTACTATACTCATATACCCTAACAACACGTTAAAGAACTGCGGAAACTCATCCAAACTGGTTTTGCGTATAAAGCGCCCTATAGGTGTAATCCGGTCATCGTTAATACTAGCCTGCCGTTTATCACTGTCATCATTGAGGCGCATGCTCCTGAATTTGTAACACCAAAAAGGCTTTTTGTTGCGCCCTGTGCGCAACTGAGCAAAAAACACCGGCCCTTTACTTTGTAGTTTTATAATTATTGCCAGTAACGGATAAAGCCAGGTAAAAATAAATATTATTACACCCAAACTAACAATAATATCAAAAACACGTTTCTTAAGCCTATTTTTAATATCCTCCAGGGGTTCTTTACGTGCGCTAAGCACCGTAAAATCTCCCATCTTGTCAAACTTAAAGGTTGACTCCAGCATGCTCATGTCTGGCACAAACTTTAAGTTGATACAGTTTTTTTCGCCCTCCCTAATCAAATAGGTTAAATCATTTAGCCTGTCGGGCCTTACAGAAACATACACCTCTTCCACACCTTTTTTGGCAGCAGCTCTCAAATACTCGATTGCTGCAGATATCTTGAATGTCCCTTTTCTGCTTATGGTGGCATTATCCTTATCAAGGATACCGACGAATTTTAAACTGTTTTGTTTTAACAGGTAAGAGGCCAGCTTCATACCACCCTCGTTCATGCCAAGCACAGCAACAGCTTTACCAAGACTAAAATTTTTGCTATACAAACTTATAAATAGCGTGCCAAAAAATCGGCTGAGTAAAAAACCGAGTACCATTTGCAAGTAAAAGAACACCAAAAACCTGCGCGGAAAGTGCGTTTGCTCGCAAAAAAACAAAAAAGAAAGAAATAATACTAAGTGGAGAGATATGCTTTGAAGGGTGGCTTTATAGATAGCCTCCAGCTTATGAAACGTTTTTTTGAAGTAAAGAGTGTAAACAAACGAGCATACAACCCAAATTAAGTTACAGATAATCAAATCATATCGGTAATCTAACGTAAATGTAGACTCATACACATTTAATAATTGCGACGCTATAAAGAAGCACACATTCACTAATAGAATATCGCTGCATGCGAGCGCATAACGTAAAATGTAAGAGTAGCGGGTTTCCATCAACTTAGTGTATATATCAGTATATAATGATGTCTAAAATTTACTTCAAAAATTTCGCACAATAGTTTAATACTAATTCACTTCATCAGGGCAACCAACATTTATGCCAAAAATAAAATCTTTATACTATACAACTTCTTTGTTTGATGCCGGCAGTCTGCAAAAGTAACATTTAAAAGGATAATGATATTTATTTAATCTCCGTTTTAATTATTTTCAGTAATCAGTTATATTATATCGTTAAAGCGGAAGTCTAAAAATTTTAAAATGTAAGCCCGTTGATTTGCCATGAACCTGAAAAATCCGGAATATGTTTATTGGATTTGTATTTTGTGTACAATGGTGTCTATTTGTACATTTACCCAATGAGGTTTTTTTACGCTTGCATTTTCTTGATAGCCTGCCTACCGGCCCTGGCCAAAAATTATTACGTAAATAGTGAAACCGGTAAGCCCGGCAATAACGGCAAAAGCACTTCGAAACCCAAAAGCCGAATACAGGATATTGTTAAGCTAACCCAGCCCGGAGACACGGTTTTTGTAATGAACGGAACTTATACGCCTGAGTGCAGTGTATGTGATGTTTTAGTGATAGACAGAGGAGGCAGGCGCGAAAAGAATAAAGAAAAATATGTAGTGTATACTAATTACCCGGGTCATCACCCGGTAATCAGGTTTACAGGGTGGTCCGGAATCTCAATCAGGAATGGGGCAAGCTTCATCAAAATTATCGGGTTTGAGGTGTTAGGCAACAATGGTAATGTAAAACTCGAAAAGGCCTTAATGCAACCTCAAGGCTGCCGTAACAAGCGTGGCAGTGTTGAACCCAGGTATAATGGCAATGGCATTATCATCAGCAGTGATGGCAAAAAGCATTCGCACCACATTATTATTGCTAAAAATATAGTGCATGATTGCGGTGGCGGCGGTATCGGTGCAATACAAGCCGATTATATTACGGTAGAAGATAACCTGGTTTATAACAACAGCCTTTACACCATATATGGCACCAGCGGTATCTCGTTTTACCAGTTTTGGAACTCTAACCATATCAAGGGGTACCATAATTTTATCCGCCGTAATAAATGTTATTACAATCGCTCGCTGGTGCCTTGGATTAAAAACTGCCAACTGGCTGATGGCAACGGAATCATCATTGATGATTTCAGGAACAAGCAATATGGTTCGAGATTGGGTAACTATGAAGGCCGCACCCTAATTGAAAACAATGTAAGTTGGTTTAACGGCGGCACGGGCATCCATACATTCCAGAGCGACCATATCGACATTATTAACAAT harbors:
- a CDS encoding polysaccharide biosynthesis/export family protein, with the protein product MKVKTTLNLRNLFKVATAAGILFLSSCASYDKVPYFQDLSRSKITTTDINNLSYPTIQPKDQIAITVSSLNQDAANVFSNNTLSAGTQTQSPVYGYLVDQNGEVKLPLVGVVKVSGLTTQQLSTQLEQKLGTYLTNPVVSIRLVSFKVAVMGDVLRPNVYASPSERLTVTEALALAGDLNITAHREDVLLVREENGVRVTVPLDLTSKRLFESPYFYMKPNDLIYVQPGKLKLSNADNGYQKASLVISALSLVAIAISVLHNNN
- a CDS encoding undecaprenyl-phosphate glucose phosphotransferase — its product is METRYSYILRYALACSDILLVNVCFFIASQLLNVYESTFTLDYRYDLIICNLIWVVCSFVYTLYFKKTFHKLEAIYKATLQSISLHLVLFLSFLFFCEQTHFPRRFLVFFYLQMVLGFLLSRFFGTLFISLYSKNFSLGKAVAVLGMNEGGMKLASYLLKQNSLKFVGILDKDNATISRKGTFKISAAIEYLRAAAKKGVEEVYVSVRPDRLNDLTYLIREGEKNCINLKFVPDMSMLESTFKFDKMGDFTVLSARKEPLEDIKNRLKKRVFDIIVSLGVIIFIFTWLYPLLAIIIKLQSKGPVFFAQLRTGRNKKPFWCYKFRSMRLNDDSDKRQASINDDRITPIGRFIRKTSLDEFPQFFNVLLGYMSIVGPRPHMLSHTEQYSQIVDKYMLRQFLKPGITGWAQINGYRGETKESWLMEKRVEHDIWYMENWSVMLDLKIVFLTVINMFKGEKNAY
- a CDS encoding choice-of-anchor Q domain-containing protein, with the protein product MRFFYACIFLIACLPALAKNYYVNSETGKPGNNGKSTSKPKSRIQDIVKLTQPGDTVFVMNGTYTPECSVCDVLVIDRGGRREKNKEKYVVYTNYPGHHPVIRFTGWSGISIRNGASFIKIIGFEVLGNNGNVKLEKALMQPQGCRNKRGSVEPRYNGNGIIISSDGKKHSHHIIIAKNIVHDCGGGGIGAIQADYITVEDNLVYNNSLYTIYGTSGISFYQFWNSNHIKGYHNFIRRNKCYYNRSLVPWIKNCQLADGNGIIIDDFRNKQYGSRLGNYEGRTLIENNVSWFNGGTGIHTFQSDHIDIINNTAFCNSRTPGINAGQILSGLSDDNKIMNNILVSDSTVLINSNYTNTNLTYKNNMHYNISHPRRELISVTGEGCISGIYPRFISPIHSIKANFGLADDSPARSKGNTNFYSKFDIEGRPRAQGKAPNMGAYEN